In Meiothermus ruber DSM 1279, the following proteins share a genomic window:
- a CDS encoding metal ABC transporter ATP-binding protein, translated as MITQPRTVQNPESGASSPLRVRDLTVVYREKPALWDVDLEVPTGQLCAIVGPNGAGKSTLIKAVLGLVPVASGQVRFFGQSLAQARKRIGYVPQRGSVDWDFPTSVLDVVMMGLYGQLGWFKRPGPREREAALRCLEQVSMQAFTTRQISQLSGGQQQRVFLARALAQDADLYFMDEPFAGVDAVTEEAILRVLHELKKQGKTVVVVHHDLETVRDYFDHLTLLNVQVIASGPMEEVFTPENLKRTYGERMRWGERHSA; from the coding sequence GTGATCACCCAACCTAGAACCGTTCAGAACCCGGAATCCGGGGCCTCGAGCCCCCTCCGCGTGCGCGACCTGACCGTGGTCTACCGGGAGAAGCCAGCCTTGTGGGATGTGGATCTGGAAGTACCCACCGGGCAGCTTTGCGCCATTGTGGGCCCCAACGGGGCGGGCAAATCCACCCTGATTAAGGCAGTCCTGGGGCTGGTGCCGGTGGCCTCGGGGCAGGTGCGCTTTTTTGGCCAGAGCCTGGCACAGGCCCGCAAACGCATCGGCTATGTGCCCCAGCGGGGCTCGGTGGACTGGGATTTCCCCACCAGCGTACTGGACGTGGTCATGATGGGGCTTTACGGCCAGTTGGGCTGGTTCAAGCGGCCCGGCCCGCGCGAGCGCGAGGCAGCCCTGCGCTGCCTGGAGCAGGTCTCGATGCAGGCCTTTACCACCCGCCAGATCTCGCAGCTATCCGGCGGCCAGCAGCAGCGGGTGTTTCTGGCCCGGGCCCTGGCCCAGGATGCCGATCTCTACTTTATGGACGAGCCCTTCGCTGGGGTGGATGCCGTTACCGAAGAGGCCATCCTGCGGGTACTGCACGAGCTTAAGAAGCAGGGTAAAACCGTGGTGGTGGTACACCACGACCTGGAAACCGTGCGCGATTACTTCGACCACCTGACCCTGCTGAACGTGCAGGTAATAGCCAGCGGGCCGATGGAAGAGGTGTTTACACCCGAGAACCTAAAACGAACCTACGGGGAGCGGATGCGGTGGGGGGAAAGGCACAGCGCATGA
- a CDS encoding metal ABC transporter solute-binding protein, Zn/Mn family: MRIRNHLKPSILLALLVLGLATQVSAQPDKISRLQPVRQTPVRVVTTVNFITDLVQQVGGDRVRVEGLMGAGVDPHLYKASAGDVRRLQQADLVFYGGLHLEGKMVELLERLPKAIAVTDAIPRERLIRPAGGFQGQFTYDPHVWFDVTLWQFTIGRVRDALSQVDPAGASRYRANAEAYRKRLEQLDAFIRQQIAQVPPQQRVLITAHDAFNYLGRRYGLEVRGLQGISTVSEAGTRDVQALADFIVERKIRAIFVESSVPRRAIDAVVAAVRARGWRVTIGGELFSDAAGSPGTPEGTYVGMMEHNIRTIVNGLLGREP, from the coding sequence ATGCGAATCCGTAACCACCTAAAACCCTCTATACTACTGGCCCTGCTGGTGCTGGGCCTTGCGACCCAGGTCAGCGCCCAGCCAGACAAAATCAGCCGGCTTCAGCCGGTGCGGCAAACCCCGGTGCGGGTGGTGACCACGGTCAACTTTATCACCGACCTGGTACAGCAGGTGGGGGGCGACCGCGTCCGGGTGGAGGGCCTGATGGGGGCCGGGGTAGACCCCCACCTCTACAAGGCCTCGGCGGGCGATGTGCGCCGGCTCCAGCAGGCCGACCTGGTCTTCTACGGCGGGCTGCACCTCGAGGGCAAGATGGTGGAGCTGCTGGAACGCCTGCCCAAGGCCATCGCGGTGACCGACGCCATCCCCCGCGAGCGCCTGATTCGGCCCGCTGGTGGCTTCCAGGGGCAGTTCACCTACGACCCCCACGTCTGGTTCGATGTGACCCTCTGGCAGTTCACCATCGGCCGGGTGCGGGATGCGCTCAGCCAGGTAGACCCCGCTGGGGCCAGCCGCTACCGGGCCAATGCCGAGGCCTACCGCAAGCGCCTCGAGCAACTGGATGCCTTCATCCGCCAGCAAATTGCCCAGGTTCCACCGCAGCAACGGGTGTTGATTACCGCCCACGACGCCTTTAACTATCTGGGCAGGCGGTACGGCCTCGAGGTGCGGGGCTTGCAGGGCATCTCCACCGTATCCGAGGCCGGCACCCGCGACGTGCAGGCCCTGGCCGACTTCATCGTGGAGCGTAAAATTCGCGCCATCTTCGTGGAGTCCAGCGTGCCCCGGCGCGCCATTGATGCGGTGGTGGCAGCGGTGCGGGCTCGAGGCTGGCGTGTAACCATCGGAGGCGAGCTTTTTTCCGACGCTGCCGGCAGCCCCGGCACCCCCGAGGGCACCTATGTGGGCATGATGGAGCACAACATCCGCACCATCGTGAACGGTCTGCTGGGGAGGGAGCCGTGA
- the mntR gene encoding manganese-dependent transcriptional regulator MntR has protein sequence MNRTTHRTPLSEAQEDYLKQVLLLGSGEGMGRLEDTLPVSTQSLADRMQVKPASVTGMLKKLAELGLVEYEAYRGVRLTEAGYKVALEVLRHHRLIEAYLHQALGYGWEEVHAEAEKLEHHISEAFEQRIAEWLGHPSHDPHGDLIPSAALELPPTTPNRRLAALQSGQYGTVARVATQDQDALNLLARLGLKPGASLRLLEQGAEGSRIQVGGQRYLLPTSLAQVLWIQIEEDQDANP, from the coding sequence ATGAACAGAACCACCCACCGCACCCCCCTCTCCGAGGCCCAGGAAGACTATCTAAAGCAGGTCTTGCTGCTAGGCAGCGGGGAGGGCATGGGCCGGCTGGAGGACACCCTGCCGGTATCCACCCAATCGCTGGCCGACCGGATGCAGGTCAAGCCGGCCTCGGTCACCGGGATGCTCAAGAAGCTGGCCGAGCTGGGCTTGGTGGAGTACGAGGCCTACCGGGGCGTGCGGCTCACCGAGGCCGGCTACAAGGTGGCCCTCGAGGTGCTCCGCCATCACCGGCTGATTGAGGCCTATCTGCACCAGGCGCTGGGCTACGGCTGGGAGGAAGTGCACGCCGAGGCAGAAAAGCTCGAGCACCACATCTCGGAAGCCTTCGAACAGCGCATCGCCGAGTGGCTGGGCCACCCTTCCCACGACCCCCACGGCGATCTCATCCCCAGCGCGGCCCTCGAGCTACCCCCCACCACCCCCAACCGCCGCCTGGCAGCCTTGCAAAGCGGCCAGTACGGCACGGTGGCACGGGTAGCCACCCAGGATCAGGACGCGCTCAACCTGCTGGCCCGTCTGGGTCTCAAGCCCGGCGCTTCGCTGCGGCTGCTCGAGCAGGGGGCCGAGGGCAGCCGCATACAGGTAGGAGGCCAGCGCTATTTGCTGCCCACCAGCCTGGCCCAGGTGCTGTGGATACAGATCGAGGAGGATCAGGATGCGAATCCGTAA
- a CDS encoding metallopeptidase family protein — protein sequence MTYEAFAETAERLWDEIPAEYKRGLHGLHVLEHLKPDPDEPELLRLGEYYDPGYPSVLGGFEGIGRHIALFYGSFAALAAEDPSFDWEGEIWETLLHELRHHLESLAWRDDLVQEDMENLRRYREGR from the coding sequence ATGACCTACGAGGCCTTTGCCGAAACAGCCGAGCGCTTGTGGGACGAAATTCCAGCCGAGTATAAGCGAGGTCTGCACGGCCTTCACGTGCTGGAGCACCTCAAGCCCGACCCCGACGAGCCCGAGCTGCTGCGGCTCGGTGAGTACTACGACCCTGGCTATCCTTCGGTGCTGGGTGGGTTTGAAGGTATCGGGCGGCACATTGCCCTGTTTTACGGCTCTTTTGCGGCGCTGGCCGCCGAAGATCCCAGCTTCGACTGGGAGGGCGAGATCTGGGAAACCCTGCTGCACGAACTGCGCCACCACCTGGAGTCGCTGGCCTGGCGGGACGACCTGGTGCAGGAGGACATGGAGAACCTGCGGCGATACCGCGAAGGCCGGTAG
- a CDS encoding glucose-1-phosphate thymidylyltransferase: MKGLILAAGRGTRLRPLTHTRPKPVIRLAGKPIIRYAVDNLLEAGITEIGVVVSPDTIEDIKLALKDCSGVQITYIVQEEALGIAHAVGTAKDWLGQSPFVLYLGDNLFQKGVKSFVEAYQPGISAVIALVRVPDPRQFGVAVLEEGRIVKLLEKPKNPPSDLAVAGVYVFGPVIMDIIANLKPSARGEYEITDAIQALVDRGHTVLGQEIAGWWKDTGRPADLLDANRLLLVEQKSPTPVIEGQVHESQVTGRVVIEKGAVVKNSTILGPVHIAQNAIVEGAYIGPFTSVGPNAVVRQAEVEYSILEDSAVVEDVPLRLHECILGVGARVTRRQSLPKAHKLVLGDLSSLELA, encoded by the coding sequence ATGAAAGGACTCATTCTTGCCGCTGGACGGGGCACCCGGCTTCGTCCCCTCACCCATACGCGCCCTAAACCGGTCATCCGACTGGCTGGCAAACCCATCATTCGCTACGCGGTGGACAACCTGCTCGAGGCCGGCATTACCGAGATAGGGGTGGTGGTCTCCCCCGACACCATCGAAGACATCAAGCTGGCCCTCAAAGATTGTTCGGGTGTGCAGATCACCTACATTGTGCAGGAAGAAGCCCTGGGCATCGCCCATGCGGTTGGCACGGCCAAAGACTGGCTGGGGCAGAGCCCTTTTGTGCTGTACCTGGGCGATAACCTCTTTCAAAAAGGCGTCAAGTCCTTTGTGGAAGCCTACCAGCCCGGCATAAGCGCGGTGATTGCCCTGGTGCGCGTACCCGACCCCCGGCAGTTTGGGGTGGCAGTGCTGGAGGAAGGGCGCATCGTCAAGCTGCTGGAGAAACCCAAAAACCCACCTTCGGATCTGGCGGTGGCCGGGGTGTACGTGTTTGGCCCGGTCATCATGGACATCATCGCCAACCTCAAACCCAGCGCCCGGGGCGAGTATGAGATTACCGACGCCATCCAGGCCCTGGTGGATCGGGGCCATACCGTGCTGGGGCAGGAAATTGCCGGCTGGTGGAAGGACACCGGACGCCCCGCCGATCTGCTGGATGCCAACCGGCTCTTGCTGGTGGAGCAAAAAAGCCCCACCCCGGTCATCGAAGGGCAGGTACACGAAAGCCAGGTCACCGGGCGGGTGGTCATCGAAAAGGGCGCGGTGGTCAAGAACAGCACCATTCTGGGCCCGGTGCACATCGCCCAGAACGCCATTGTCGAAGGTGCTTACATCGGCCCTTTTACCTCGGTAGGCCCCAACGCTGTGGTGCGCCAGGCCGAGGTGGAGTATTCCATCCTGGAAGATAGCGCCGTGGTCGAGGATGTGCCGCTGCGACTCCATGAGTGCATTCTGGGGGTTGGAGCCAGAGTAACCAGGCGCCAAAGCCTGCCCAAAGCCCACAAACTGGTGCTGGGCGACCTGAGCAGCCTCGAGCTGGCCTAG
- a CDS encoding LacI family DNA-binding transcriptional regulator, with amino-acid sequence MNHQQTPTIQDVARLAGVSTGTVSRVLNQRPGVHPETRARVLEVVARLGYVPMQAARELTGKGDTVGILLAPGVRRYIPYFVLLFEHLSEALWQAGLRLEETPIDPAGLPLKPAKGYILLGAHDHDPRLEALAQARTPHVLVGVYPGAFWVAPDDEGGAYAATRHLLELGHREIAHLTGQPQHQAGRERLRGYRRALEAYQVPYRPELVLDGDFSTLTAYRVVRKAWEGGLRFSALFAASDEMAVGALAALEDVGQRVPQDVSLVGYDDLPEVGEQLTTVRQDIAEIARTTARLLKEALAGAAPHGIRVPVRLVVRGTTCLKEVEG; translated from the coding sequence ATGAACCACCAACAGACCCCCACCATTCAAGATGTGGCCCGCCTGGCCGGGGTCTCTACCGGCACGGTCAGCCGGGTGCTGAACCAGCGGCCCGGGGTGCACCCCGAGACCAGGGCCCGGGTGCTCGAGGTGGTGGCGCGCTTGGGCTACGTGCCCATGCAGGCCGCCCGCGAACTGACCGGCAAGGGCGACACCGTGGGCATACTGCTGGCCCCGGGGGTGCGGCGCTACATCCCGTACTTTGTGCTGTTGTTCGAACACCTGTCCGAGGCGCTCTGGCAGGCTGGGCTGCGCCTGGAGGAGACCCCCATCGACCCCGCCGGCCTACCTCTTAAGCCGGCCAAGGGCTACATCCTGCTGGGGGCGCACGACCACGACCCCCGGCTCGAGGCCCTGGCCCAGGCCCGGACGCCCCACGTGCTGGTGGGGGTGTATCCGGGGGCTTTCTGGGTAGCGCCGGACGACGAGGGCGGGGCCTATGCGGCCACCCGGCACCTGCTCGAGCTCGGCCACCGCGAGATTGCCCACCTGACCGGTCAGCCCCAACACCAGGCCGGACGGGAGCGGTTGCGTGGGTATCGGCGGGCGCTCGAGGCCTACCAGGTACCCTACCGGCCCGAGCTGGTGCTGGACGGCGACTTTTCTACCCTTACCGCCTACCGGGTGGTGCGCAAGGCCTGGGAAGGGGGCCTGCGCTTCAGCGCCCTTTTCGCAGCTTCCGACGAGATGGCGGTGGGGGCTCTGGCGGCCTTGGAGGATGTGGGCCAGCGGGTGCCCCAGGACGTCTCGCTGGTGGGCTACGACGACCTGCCCGAGGTGGGCGAACAGCTCACCACCGTGCGGCAGGATATCGCGGAGATTGCCCGTACCACGGCCCGTCTACTCAAAGAGGCCCTGGCAGGGGCGGCCCCTCATGGAATACGGGTGCCGGTGCGCCTGGTGGTGCGCGGTACCACCTGCCTGAAGGAGGTGGAAGGATAA
- a CDS encoding extracellular solute-binding protein, translating into MKKILATLALAVLGLASAQTVVKLQGFGGNDTAIISSLVREIVNPALEKEGIRAEYQGIEGDYRAALLNALSAGTAADLFYVDIFWSEPLFASGRVEPLNKYFTPQELAVFNRNLLNAFTLRGNIYGLPKDFNTLAVQFNKDLFDEAKVPYPNQTDTWDTFKDKLKRVQAVVKDVAGLCVVADYARFGAFAYATGWRPFNAQGRTVLDANFRRAFEWYTSLVKDGAGRYAQDLGEGWTGGCFGAEKAAVAIEGAWIGGFLRDKAPNMRYGTTLIPLDPVTKQRGNFIFTVSWSMNAASKNKEAAAKVLRVLTSPEAQNWILSRGLALPSRSALANSPIFQRPGKENELNRVVFQGSTGVGGAVLPFKFGALDGGNWMRPINEALQAVITGKKSVDQAIADAQAELNRIVR; encoded by the coding sequence ATGAAGAAAATACTGGCAACCCTGGCCCTGGCTGTGCTGGGCCTGGCCTCGGCGCAAACGGTGGTCAAGCTACAGGGCTTTGGCGGCAACGATACCGCCATCATCAGCAGTCTGGTGCGGGAGATTGTAAACCCAGCCCTGGAAAAAGAAGGCATCCGGGCCGAGTACCAGGGCATCGAGGGCGATTACCGCGCGGCTTTGCTCAACGCCCTCTCGGCGGGCACTGCTGCCGACCTCTTTTACGTGGATATCTTCTGGTCGGAGCCTCTGTTTGCTTCGGGCCGGGTGGAGCCCCTGAACAAATACTTCACCCCACAGGAGCTGGCTGTTTTCAACCGCAACCTGCTGAATGCCTTCACCCTGCGCGGCAACATCTACGGCCTGCCCAAGGACTTCAACACCCTGGCCGTGCAGTTTAACAAAGACCTCTTCGACGAGGCCAAGGTGCCCTACCCCAACCAGACCGACACCTGGGACACCTTCAAGGACAAACTCAAGCGGGTGCAGGCCGTTGTTAAGGATGTGGCCGGGCTTTGTGTGGTGGCCGACTACGCCCGATTCGGGGCTTTTGCCTATGCCACCGGCTGGCGGCCCTTCAACGCCCAGGGCCGTACCGTGCTGGACGCCAATTTCCGCCGGGCCTTCGAGTGGTACACCAGCCTGGTCAAGGACGGGGCCGGCAGGTACGCCCAGGATCTGGGCGAGGGTTGGACGGGCGGCTGTTTCGGAGCCGAGAAGGCCGCGGTGGCCATTGAGGGGGCCTGGATCGGTGGCTTCCTGCGCGACAAGGCCCCCAACATGCGCTATGGCACCACCCTGATTCCCCTCGACCCGGTCACCAAGCAGCGGGGCAACTTCATATTTACGGTCTCCTGGAGCATGAACGCTGCCTCCAAGAACAAGGAAGCAGCGGCCAAGGTGCTGCGGGTTCTCACCAGCCCCGAGGCCCAGAACTGGATCCTCTCCCGTGGTCTGGCCCTGCCCAGCCGCAGCGCGCTGGCCAACAGCCCCATCTTCCAGCGCCCCGGCAAGGAAAACGAGCTGAACCGGGTGGTCTTCCAGGGCTCGACCGGTGTGGGCGGGGCGGTGCTGCCCTTCAAGTTTGGTGCGCTGGACGGGGGTAACTGGATGCGCCCCATCAACGAGGCCCTGCAGGCGGTGATTACTGGCAAGAAGTCGGTGGATCAGGCCATTGCCGACGCCCAGGCCGAGCTGAACCGCATCGTTCGCTAA